One window of the Ignavibacteriota bacterium genome contains the following:
- a CDS encoding T9SS type A sorting domain-containing protein, producing the protein MKRVAPIAMILLGLFLAGFVQDAGAQSIAVKVHRVAMSPRLYGTAPAGTFPVSTGLRVVPINMKVYLSTEESGAITTHAWTIVAKPANSTAAIDTPANRFVRFIPDIAGEYIVQVEVDSGKVALDTLQASTYVGMPSTGLNCGTCHAAVKTEWEKTRHATMFTRGISGQLEVEGYGSTFMGVYSKNCVRCHTTGWDQNADNGNYGFLAKQTGFDTTWYKPFTFWNNEYLIPLNDSTSVRNMNTNFPAVAAVANIMCEACHGPGQAHVSGGGNKKLIGVNSEAGSCMQCHDAPNKHRIGSYWAASSHATMPLSGEEAGRTSCWPCHNGDAFARFAKNPAAPNYAGVEIVESISCVACHDPHSEANPYQLRIVTRDKLANGYVVPAEVGGKGQLCMNCHRARTDNKIVVEMQKLVFRDRFYPHYSPQADMYLGTNGYDYGTPIQGIGTHQGLDDGCVTCHMATRINGSSVHSNHEMEMKDAAGNDIVTSCKTCHGSKVDSFDDIQAGADYDGNGSIEAVVKEIDGMLATLKSILPKGADGEPINMSVDFKKDSLTYKSHPEWYGATWNYYFVKNDWSHGIHNTKYAVALLRASLGAQTGVQPIDQTVPGSFSLEQNYPNPFNPSTTIKFDVARTATVFVGVYNTAGQLVATLADGILAPGKYSTQFTGNDLNSGTYFYRLSSTVDGKTTSITKKMVLVK; encoded by the coding sequence ATGAAGAGAGTCGCACCAATTGCGATGATCCTGCTCGGCCTGTTCCTGGCGGGATTCGTGCAGGATGCGGGAGCACAGTCCATCGCGGTGAAGGTCCACAGGGTCGCCATGTCGCCGCGGCTCTACGGAACTGCCCCAGCAGGCACATTCCCTGTTTCGACGGGTCTGCGGGTCGTGCCGATCAACATGAAAGTGTACCTGAGCACGGAGGAATCAGGCGCGATCACCACGCACGCGTGGACGATTGTCGCCAAACCCGCAAATTCGACCGCGGCGATTGACACGCCCGCGAATCGTTTCGTGCGCTTCATCCCCGACATTGCCGGCGAGTACATCGTCCAGGTTGAAGTCGACAGCGGCAAGGTCGCTCTCGACACCTTGCAGGCGTCGACCTACGTCGGTATGCCGAGCACGGGCCTGAACTGCGGCACCTGCCACGCGGCCGTGAAAACGGAATGGGAGAAGACCCGCCACGCCACAATGTTTACACGTGGCATCAGCGGTCAGCTCGAAGTCGAGGGATACGGCTCGACCTTTATGGGCGTGTACAGCAAAAACTGCGTCCGCTGCCACACGACGGGTTGGGATCAGAACGCCGACAACGGCAACTACGGCTTCCTCGCGAAACAGACGGGTTTTGACACCACATGGTACAAACCGTTTACGTTCTGGAACAACGAATACCTGATTCCGCTGAACGACTCCACGTCGGTCCGCAACATGAATACCAACTTCCCGGCTGTTGCTGCGGTTGCGAATATCATGTGCGAAGCGTGTCACGGCCCCGGCCAGGCGCACGTTTCCGGCGGCGGCAACAAGAAACTCATCGGTGTGAATTCCGAGGCCGGTTCCTGCATGCAGTGCCACGATGCGCCGAACAAGCATCGCATCGGCAGCTACTGGGCGGCATCGAGCCACGCGACCATGCCTCTCTCCGGCGAAGAAGCCGGCCGCACCTCCTGCTGGCCGTGCCATAACGGCGACGCTTTCGCCAGGTTCGCGAAGAACCCCGCGGCGCCGAACTATGCCGGTGTCGAAATCGTCGAATCGATCTCCTGCGTTGCCTGCCACGATCCGCACAGCGAAGCCAATCCCTATCAGCTTCGTATCGTGACCCGTGACAAACTTGCCAACGGCTATGTTGTTCCCGCGGAAGTGGGCGGCAAGGGCCAGCTCTGTATGAACTGCCACCGCGCGCGCACCGATAACAAGATCGTTGTGGAAATGCAGAAGCTCGTCTTCCGCGATCGCTTCTACCCGCACTACAGCCCGCAGGCCGACATGTACCTCGGCACCAACGGCTACGACTACGGCACGCCCATTCAGGGCATCGGCACACACCAGGGTCTCGATGACGGTTGCGTCACCTGCCACATGGCCACTCGTATCAACGGCTCGAGCGTCCATTCGAACCATGAAATGGAAATGAAGGACGCTGCCGGCAATGACATCGTCACGTCCTGCAAGACCTGCCACGGCTCAAAGGTCGACTCGTTCGACGACATCCAGGCCGGTGCGGACTACGACGGCAACGGTTCGATCGAAGCCGTTGTGAAGGAAATCGACGGTATGCTCGCCACACTGAAGAGCATCCTCCCGAAGGGCGCCGACGGTGAACCCATCAACATGTCGGTCGACTTCAAGAAGGATTCGCTTACCTACAAGTCGCATCCCGAATGGTACGGCGCAACGTGGAACTACTACTTCGTAAAGAACGATTGGAGCCACGGTATCCACAATACAAAGTATGCTGTCGCTCTCCTTCGTGCCTCCCTCGGCGCGCAGACGGGCGTGCAGCCCATCGATCAGACCGTGCCGGGAAGCTTCTCGCTCGAGCAGAACTACCCGAATCCGTTCAACCCGAGCACCACGATCAAGTTCGACGTGGCCCGCACGGCAACGGTGTTTGTCGGTGTGTACAACACCGCGGGACAGCTTGTCGCCACTCTGGCCGACGGCATCCTCGCCCCGGGCAAGTACAGCACCCAGTTCACCGGAAACGACCTGAACAGCGGCACATATTTCTACCGCCTGAGCAGCACGGTGGACGGAAAGACCACCTCGATCACCAAGAAGATGGTTCTGGTCAAATAA